One window of the Wolbachia endosymbiont of Encarsia formosa genome contains the following:
- a CDS encoding ankyrin repeat domain-containing protein, with translation MENEQLLKILRTVNANSDLNENNIIEKIKEKLEKKDLGTYEEREDSLFNINYTFDDQSTLLHIAARNDLVNIAELLIKKGINVDAKDQDGHTPLHCATHSEHKEIVELLLDKGANVDAACQDGHTPLTPLHYATLNGHEEIVELLLNKGANVDSVGCAGGTVLHHAVSAENCKTEIVKKLIEKKEANVNIADEYGRTPLCWDIRNGYSEVAKILLENRADPLLGHKNFYTLKLLVELIKNYFKHSKKAEKTQQQEDDDYELIKYSLLLRNDCSLTYVVERSAFSKVISTWLADMSNLTESQKELNKKFLSTFKDFPHVTYQDNKNDVKKIQKFLLDHKSNQDLKTILNLKRGESKLTILHILSSIECSSSEEFLDLLLNSGADPNAQDEIGRTPLHYATRFGHCYTIITLLLRKGANLGIKDQKGKTPIEFAVKNPNLNIKEYFLTDDVIYGTFRKKTQTDYNGKKYLCKSANLWGGGFSTRWAKSR, from the coding sequence ATGGAAAATGAACAGTTGTTAAAAATATTAAGGACAGTAAATGCTAATAGTGATTTAAATGAAAACAATATAATTGAAAAAATAAAAGAGAAGTTAGAAAAAAAAGACTTAGGCACATATGAAGAGAGGGAAGATAGTTTATTTAATATAAATTATACATTCGATGATCAAAGTACATTGTTACATATAGCTGCTAGAAATGATCTTGTAAATATAGCAGAGCTTTTAATAAAAAAAGGGATTAATGTTGATGCAAAAGATCAAGATGGGCATACTCCTTTGCATTGTGCTACTCACAGCGAACATAAAGAGATAGTAGAACTCCTGTTAGACAAGGGGGCTAATGTTGATGCAGCATGTCAAGATGGACATACTCCTTTGACTCCTTTGCATTATGCTACTCTCAATGGACATGAAGAAATAGTAGAACTCCTGTTAAACAAGGGGGCTAATGTTGATTCAGTAGGTTGCGCTGGGGGTACTGTATTACATCATGCTGTTTCTGCTGAAAACTGCAAAACGGAAATAGTAAAAAAACTCATAGAAAAGAAGGAAGCTAATGTTAACATAGCGGATGAATACGGGCGTACTCCGTTATGCTGGGATATTAGAAATGGCTATTCAGAAGTAGCAAAAATTCTACTTGAAAACAGAGCAGATCCTTTATTGGGACATAAGAATTTTTACACATTAAAGCTCTTGGTTGAATTAATAAAAAATTATTTTAAGCACTCTAAGAAAGCAGAAAAAACACAGCAACAAGAGGATGATGACTATGAATTGATTAAATACTCATTGCTACTTCGCAATGACTGCTCTTTAACTTATGTTGTTGAAAGAAGCGCATTTAGTAAGGTGATATCTACTTGGCTTGCTGATATGTCCAACTTAACAGAAAGCCAGAAAGAGTTGAATAAAAAATTTTTAAGCACTTTTAAAGATTTTCCACATGTTACTTATCAGGATAATAAGAATGATGTTAAAAAAATTCAAAAATTTTTACTAGATCATAAAAGTAATCAAGATCTAAAAACCATCCTCAACCTTAAAAGAGGAGAATCTAAACTGACAATACTGCATATTCTATCAAGTATAGAATGTAGTAGTTCAGAAGAATTCCTGGATTTACTATTGAATTCAGGTGCTGATCCTAATGCACAGGATGAAATAGGAAGAACGCCTTTGCATTATGCTACTCGTTTTGGTCATTGTTATACAATTATCACATTGCTTCTAAGGAAAGGAGCTAATCTTGGTATAAAGGATCAAAAAGGTAAAACCCCAATAGAATTTGCAGTTAAGAATCCCAACCTTAATATTAAAGAGTACTTTTTAACTGATGACGTTATTTATGGAACTTTTCGTAAAAAAACACAAACTGACTATAATGGAAAAAAGTATTTGTGCAAAAGTGCAAATCTATGGGGGGGAGGATTTTCTACTAGATGGGCAAAATCCAGATAA
- the mutS gene encoding DNA mismatch repair protein MutS yields MNLIREKNTPVMEQYLNLKAQYKDHLLFYRLGDFYELFFDDAIKAAKLLNIVLTKRGNSNGQEIPMCGVPAHSSESYLYKLIDLGFKVAICDQLETADEAKKRGYKSIVKRDVVRVVTPGTIIEDSLLEDKSNNYLASIVEQNGEYAIAWLELSTGKFFHTLTNLKALDSDLLRISPRELLISEKFIEDEKIRSILKNYKISITQHAQSFFEYSKSHRTLCEFYKIRELGSIGNFSKVEIMACGALLEYVRVTQRGSIPRLEFPKTYKQQNFMLIDASARRNLELFSTQFGEKKGSLISVIDHTVTASGGRLLKQMLASPLACSKAINLRLSTAQFFVNNHEPRRKIREILSNIPDIERSLSRLILGRGSPKDMNLLKIGLGKTLELSEFLSTLHNYCLSEKPAINSQISFQCLTIEKEPVFTTQVISSEESELSTIHKSLGNHKDLFELLNSAILDNNLSSVKEGGFINPKYNSELSELSYILNNSNKLVTKLRESYRNLTGIAALKILHNNILGYYVEVSANHKITSDIFIHRQSLANNMRYTTNELKELENKILTARDAAIGLEVKIFSELCSEVAKESEKIALAANALAKLDIRATFAELAVQNNYVKPIIDDSKEFNICSGRHPVVEVNDKFISNSINLAGIHLITGPNMAGKSTFLRQNALIAVLAHMGSFVPAESVHIGVIDKIFSRVGATDNITAGYSTFMVEMIETATIVNQATDRSLVILDEIGRGTGVYDGLSIAQAVIEHIHNINKCRAIFATHYHELTKVGEYLENVKCFCMKIKEWKGEVIFLHEVIEGIADESYGIHIAKLAGFPDSVLNRAREVFEELKA; encoded by the coding sequence ATGAACTTAATAAGAGAAAAAAATACCCCTGTAATGGAGCAATATTTAAATTTGAAAGCTCAATACAAGGATCATCTGCTATTTTATAGGCTAGGAGATTTTTATGAGTTGTTTTTCGATGATGCTATTAAAGCTGCGAAATTGCTGAATATAGTGCTAACCAAGAGGGGCAATTCAAATGGGCAAGAAATACCAATGTGTGGAGTACCAGCACACAGTAGCGAATCTTACCTATACAAGCTAATAGATTTAGGATTCAAAGTAGCAATCTGTGACCAATTAGAAACTGCTGATGAAGCAAAAAAGAGGGGCTATAAATCCATAGTAAAACGTGATGTAGTACGAGTTGTAACTCCAGGTACAATTATAGAAGATTCGCTACTGGAGGATAAAAGCAATAATTATCTCGCATCCATAGTTGAACAAAATGGCGAATATGCTATTGCTTGGCTTGAATTATCAACGGGAAAATTTTTTCACACTTTAACGAATTTGAAAGCTCTAGATAGTGATTTATTGCGTATATCACCAAGAGAATTATTAATTTCTGAAAAATTCATTGAGGACGAAAAAATTAGATCGATTTTAAAAAATTATAAAATATCAATTACACAACACGCACAGAGTTTTTTTGAGTATAGTAAATCTCACAGAACGTTATGCGAGTTTTATAAAATCAGGGAACTTGGGAGTATAGGAAATTTCAGCAAAGTAGAAATCATGGCGTGTGGTGCACTGCTTGAATATGTCAGAGTAACACAAAGGGGCTCCATTCCAAGGCTTGAATTCCCAAAAACCTATAAGCAACAAAATTTCATGCTTATTGATGCTTCAGCAAGGAGAAACCTTGAGTTGTTTTCAACTCAATTTGGTGAAAAGAAAGGTTCACTAATTTCAGTTATTGATCACACAGTAACAGCCTCTGGTGGACGCCTGCTCAAACAAATGCTAGCTTCACCCCTTGCTTGCTCTAAGGCAATTAATTTGAGGCTCAGCACCGCTCAATTTTTTGTAAATAATCATGAGCCACGCAGAAAAATACGAGAGATATTATCTAACATTCCAGATATTGAGAGGTCTTTATCGCGCTTAATACTAGGGCGTGGTTCACCAAAGGATATGAACCTATTAAAAATAGGCCTAGGAAAAACTTTAGAGTTATCTGAGTTTCTGTCTACCTTGCATAATTATTGTTTAAGTGAAAAACCAGCAATTAACTCTCAGATATCATTCCAGTGCTTAACCATAGAAAAGGAACCAGTGTTTACTACTCAGGTGATAAGTAGTGAAGAGAGTGAACTAAGCACAATACATAAAAGTCTTGGTAATCATAAAGATCTATTCGAGCTTCTAAACAGCGCTATACTTGATAACAACCTCAGTTCCGTAAAAGAAGGAGGATTTATCAATCCAAAATACAACTCAGAATTATCTGAGTTATCTTATATATTGAACAACAGTAACAAGTTGGTAACTAAGCTCCGTGAGTCTTATCGCAACCTAACTGGCATTGCCGCACTCAAAATATTACACAACAATATACTTGGTTATTACGTTGAAGTGTCAGCAAATCACAAAATAACTTCGGACATATTTATTCATAGGCAAAGCTTAGCAAATAACATGCGCTATACTACTAATGAATTGAAAGAACTAGAAAATAAAATTCTTACGGCACGTGATGCTGCAATCGGCTTAGAAGTGAAAATTTTTAGCGAACTGTGTAGTGAAGTCGCTAAAGAATCTGAGAAAATTGCTCTTGCTGCAAATGCTTTGGCAAAACTTGATATTAGAGCCACGTTTGCGGAGCTTGCAGTGCAAAATAATTACGTAAAACCCATTATCGATGACAGTAAAGAGTTCAATATCTGTAGTGGAAGACATCCAGTGGTTGAAGTTAACGATAAATTCATTTCAAATAGCATCAATTTAGCTGGTATACATCTAATTACTGGTCCTAATATGGCTGGAAAAAGCACTTTCTTGAGGCAAAACGCTCTCATTGCAGTTTTAGCTCACATGGGGTCATTTGTGCCAGCAGAGAGTGTGCATATTGGAGTGATTGACAAGATATTTAGCAGGGTTGGTGCAACAGATAATATAACAGCTGGTTATTCTACCTTCATGGTAGAGATGATCGAAACAGCAACGATAGTAAATCAGGCAACAGATCGTTCCTTGGTGATACTTGATGAAATTGGTAGGGGCACAGGGGTATATGATGGATTATCTATTGCACAGGCGGTGATTGAACACATTCACAACATAAATAAGTGCCGCGCCATTTTTGCAACTCATTATCATGAATTGACTAAAGTAGGTGAATACTTAGAAAATGTGAAATGTTTTTGTATGAAAATAAAAGAATGGAAAGGAGAAGTCATCTTTTTACATGAAGTAATTGAGGGCATTGCAGATGAGTCATATGGAATACATATAGCAAAACTTGCTGGTTTTCCTGATTCTGTTTTAAACAGAGCAAGAGAAGTATTTGAGGAGCTAAAGGCTTGA
- a CDS encoding NB-ARC domain-containing protein, whose product MLDELKKKLDSKNQEVELSRMVLINGEYGTGKSELARSYAYSKESNIWTKVIWINAKTYDTLFNSFRNLAKELEIPTENDNDMDFNVVRDREIESIVKDVYQYFRDVKSLFIFDNTSKYKEIEKFLPSYFPNLFFHGEKPYVLITSRSKNWEKEIEKTQLNDVFSLGEAITFIERALGIKDKLENRYLVELAEALNYLPLALVQGAAYIKQEKISISEYLKRYNEAIQKSNPDLLEALGITKELFTTFKLNLNKIRREKNVGQQSHDIVSYMAYLDPNQIDIEEIFLQKKSEKGNQQVLDALNLLNKFSVIELEE is encoded by the coding sequence ATGTTAGACGAATTAAAAAAGAAGTTAGATAGTAAAAATCAAGAAGTAGAACTGTCACGAATGGTCTTGATTAATGGAGAATATGGAACAGGAAAAAGTGAATTAGCTAGAAGCTACGCATATAGTAAGGAGAGTAATATTTGGACAAAAGTTATATGGATAAATGCTAAAACATATGACACTCTTTTCAATTCATTTCGTAATTTAGCTAAAGAATTAGAAATTCCTACAGAAAATGATAATGATATGGATTTTAATGTTGTTCGAGATAGAGAAATAGAATCTATTGTCAAGGATGTATACCAGTATTTTCGAGACGTAAAAAGTCTTTTCATCTTTGATAACACCAGTAAGTATAAGGAGATCGAAAAATTTTTACCATCCTATTTTCCTAATTTGTTTTTTCATGGAGAAAAGCCTTACGTTTTAATTACTTCTCGTAGCAAGAATTGGGAAAAAGAAATAGAAAAGACACAGTTGAATGATGTATTTTCTCTAGGAGAAGCTATAACATTTATTGAAAGGGCCTTAGGGATAAAAGATAAATTAGAGAATCGCTATCTAGTAGAGTTAGCAGAAGCGTTGAATTATCTACCATTAGCTTTGGTGCAAGGAGCAGCATATATAAAACAAGAAAAGATTAGTATTAGCGAATATCTAAAACGCTATAATGAAGCAATACAAAAATCAAATCCTGATCTTTTGGAAGCATTAGGTATCACCAAAGAATTATTTACAACTTTTAAGCTTAACCTTAATAAAATAAGAAGAGAAAAAAATGTTGGGCAGCAATCGCATGATATTGTATCATATATGGCTTACTTGGATCCCAATCAAATTGATATAGAAGAAATTTTCCTCCAGAAGAAATCAGAAAAAGGTAATCAACAAGTTTTGGATGCTCTTAATCTACTCAATAAGTTTTCAGTGATTGAGCTAGAGGAGTAA
- a CDS encoding cytochrome c-type biogenesis CcmF C-terminal domain-containing protein, with protein sequence MKFDIVQEQLSENRKRARMQRSGRRYLLQGLIVCQCCKYIYYGMSNVKGGRSYYRCPGNRFGGNRVCNSKSIQVDILEEAVWEEVKMVLKEPEAMTKEYQLRLVKHESTEAKDEIEKRANKIEQGIERLAYVYARGHITKEKYDLEVESMAKELKGIRDQREEMVDEKRLQRELDFITSSVESFSSEVELELNQADWETKLDIIRKLVQRIEVDDDNVHVVFRLKELALERQKKSVQHCIGSPVSSTEMTPERTNGSKLKKISLIIHGLICFCFLLFTLLESNPFTKMPGIETDGLGFNPILQDIGLAIHPPILYLGYLGFSVPFSLSIAGLILNTEGNVWAKIVRPWVLISWSLLTLGISLGSWWAYRELGWGGFWFWDPVENVSLMPWLIAVALTHLLLVVRNFNTLRNFAILLTLTTFILSVTGTFLVRSGILTSVHTFADDPRYGLYILALLGVITVSSLVIFVVFTRKNHTSFQYSILESEKKSATQVTEGRRFFSCLTMMLMNNLLFITAFFIVFVGTLYPTVLEYLTGELISVGAPYYNSLFNSIALAILVLTMIGQYCSWQGNSLLPIFREYRFSFCSAAAILPFIFHMELMIVLSITISIALLIFVLEAYSKRICLFKVAFGESILLARRVSKSYYAMMLAHAGVAILVLGISYSVGWQEKKENYLGIGDSITVNKFKVTLQNIELIKEKNFHAVRGTMDIRNLLNSKVIGDVTPEYRFYLAEGQKNVESSIYHNLFSDIYVVIGEIDKNKSKIAAKVNYKPGMSIIWLGSFLISFGSLLAAFSSSKKVVPSVS encoded by the coding sequence TTGAAATTTGATATAGTACAAGAGCAACTATCTGAAAATAGAAAAAGAGCAAGAATGCAACGAAGTGGGAGAAGGTACCTATTACAAGGGCTAATTGTGTGTCAGTGTTGTAAATACATTTATTATGGAATGAGTAATGTTAAAGGAGGAAGAAGTTACTATCGATGCCCTGGAAATCGTTTTGGTGGAAATAGAGTGTGTAACAGCAAATCAATACAAGTTGATATACTAGAAGAAGCAGTATGGGAAGAAGTAAAGATGGTACTCAAAGAACCAGAAGCAATGACTAAGGAATATCAGCTCAGACTCGTGAAACATGAAAGTACAGAGGCAAAGGATGAAATTGAAAAGCGTGCAAATAAAATAGAACAAGGTATAGAAAGATTAGCTTATGTATATGCAAGAGGTCATATAACGAAGGAAAAATATGACTTAGAAGTTGAGAGCATGGCAAAGGAGTTAAAAGGAATTAGAGATCAAAGGGAAGAAATGGTCGATGAAAAGAGGCTACAGAGGGAATTAGATTTTATCACAAGTAGTGTAGAAAGTTTTTCCTCTGAGGTTGAGTTGGAACTTAATCAGGCGGATTGGGAAACTAAACTTGATATAATAAGAAAATTAGTTCAACGCATTGAAGTTGATGATGATAACGTGCATGTAGTGTTTCGGCTGAAAGAACTCGCTCTCGAAAGGCAAAAAAAAAGTGTTCAACATTGTATCGGGAGTCCAGTGTCAAGTACTGAAATGACACCAGAACGAACTAATGGTAGTAAATTAAAAAAAATATCTCTTATCATTCATGGACTGATTTGCTTTTGTTTTTTACTCTTCACTTTACTTGAATCAAATCCCTTCACTAAAATGCCAGGCATCGAAACAGATGGTCTTGGTTTTAATCCGATATTGCAGGATATAGGCCTTGCTATTCATCCACCGATATTATATTTGGGGTACCTTGGATTTAGCGTTCCTTTTTCGCTCTCTATAGCTGGATTAATTTTAAATACTGAAGGAAATGTTTGGGCCAAAATTGTCAGGCCTTGGGTACTTATTTCTTGGTCGCTGCTCACTTTGGGCATCAGCTTGGGTAGCTGGTGGGCATATCGTGAACTCGGTTGGGGTGGATTTTGGTTCTGGGATCCAGTGGAAAACGTTTCTTTGATGCCGTGGCTAATTGCAGTGGCGCTGACACATTTGTTGCTTGTTGTACGAAATTTCAATACTTTAAGGAATTTCGCTATTTTACTTACGCTTACAACTTTTATATTGAGTGTGACTGGAACATTTCTAGTCCGATCAGGAATACTCACCTCAGTGCACACGTTTGCAGATGACCCAAGATATGGACTGTATATATTAGCTCTACTTGGTGTAATTACAGTCAGTAGCTTAGTAATATTTGTAGTGTTTACGAGAAAGAATCACACATCTTTCCAGTATTCGATATTGGAATCTGAAAAGAAATCTGCTACTCAAGTGACAGAAGGTAGAAGATTCTTTTCATGCCTTACGATGATGCTGATGAACAATTTATTATTCATCACTGCCTTTTTCATCGTGTTCGTTGGCACTTTATACCCTACAGTGCTTGAGTATTTAACCGGTGAATTAATTTCAGTTGGAGCACCATATTACAATTCTTTATTTAACTCTATTGCACTAGCTATTCTAGTGCTCACCATGATAGGGCAATACTGCAGTTGGCAGGGAAATAGTCTATTGCCAATATTCCGTGAATATAGATTTTCATTTTGTAGTGCTGCAGCTATTTTGCCGTTTATCTTTCACATGGAGCTAATGATTGTGCTATCAATTACCATCTCCATAGCATTATTAATCTTTGTTTTAGAAGCATATAGTAAAAGAATTTGTTTATTTAAGGTAGCGTTTGGTGAATCAATTTTATTAGCAAGAAGAGTTTCTAAGTCCTACTATGCAATGATGCTTGCTCATGCTGGAGTGGCAATTCTAGTGCTTGGTATATCTTATTCAGTTGGTTGGCAGGAGAAAAAAGAAAACTACTTAGGAATAGGAGACAGCATAACAGTCAATAAATTTAAAGTTACTTTGCAAAATATTGAGCTAATAAAAGAAAAAAATTTCCATGCAGTAAGAGGTACAATGGATATCAGGAATTTGCTTAATAGTAAGGTAATAGGTGATGTAACTCCTGAATATAGATTTTACCTTGCAGAAGGTCAAAAAAATGTTGAAAGCAGCATTTATCACAATTTATTTTCTGATATCTATGTTGTTATTGGTGAAATTGACAAAAATAAAAGCAAAATCGCAGCCAAAGTAAACTATAAACCAGGAATGTCTATAATTTGGCTTGGATCTTTTCTCATCTCCTTTGGTTCACTACTTGCTGCTTTTTCTTCTAGCAAAAAAGTAGTTCCTTCAGTATCATAA
- a CDS encoding reverse transcriptase/maturase family protein: protein MALEPEWEAKLEPNTYGFRPGRSCHDAIAAIFIALGQKTAFILDADISGCFDNIDHNALLEKLNTTPTLKRIIKGWLKAGIIEDRKFSPTKRGTIQGGIISPLLACVALYGLEQNIKEELKEELFQYAKKKYGRASRKQEQNSVSVITYADDFVVLHESEELVMKAKVLIEKWLKPVGLELKSSKTRIVHTLKSLNGEKPGFDFLGFSIRHYQTRQNKRGYK from the coding sequence ATGGCACTAGAACCAGAGTGGGAAGCAAAACTTGAGCCAAACACATATGGTTTTAGACCTGGAAGATCGTGTCATGATGCAATAGCAGCTATATTTATCGCACTTGGTCAGAAAACAGCATTTATACTGGATGCTGATATTTCCGGATGTTTTGATAACATCGATCATAACGCACTGTTAGAAAAACTCAATACCACACCAACTCTAAAGAGAATTATAAAAGGATGGTTGAAAGCAGGCATTATCGAAGATAGAAAGTTTAGTCCCACCAAACGTGGCACAATTCAAGGTGGAATAATTTCTCCATTACTTGCATGTGTAGCACTATATGGACTAGAACAGAATATCAAAGAAGAGCTTAAGGAAGAACTTTTCCAATATGCGAAAAAGAAATATGGTAGGGCGTCTCGCAAGCAGGAGCAAAATTCAGTTAGTGTAATTACGTACGCCGATGATTTTGTGGTTTTACACGAGAGCGAGGAACTTGTGATGAAGGCAAAGGTTCTAATTGAAAAATGGCTAAAACCCGTTGGATTAGAATTAAAGTCATCAAAGACAAGAATTGTACATACACTGAAATCCCTAAATGGGGAAAAGCCAGGATTTGATTTTCTTGGCTTTTCAATAAGGCATTATCAAACACGTCAAAATAAGAGAGGTTACAAGTAA
- a CDS encoding ankyrin repeat domain-containing protein yields the protein MMTSFCLTNPNHVKSVWSHASKYSRLVNEFIDSIYDGGTILHLLAKDGNEKVIKLILEKIYPDKLSKVINAIDEKNFTSLDYAIIHGHLGTVQHLVRKGGDVNLNNTKGMNPLHFAAVYGHLDIAKYLVAQGAIIKSLNKDSMCPLHFAAIYGHLDIIKYLVEEGASINIKDKNNMRPLHFAVIYGRLDVVKYLVEKRDNINLRSKEAESPLHFAVMHGQLDIIEYLIEKGASIDRQDEKI from the coding sequence ATGATGACATCATTTTGCCTTACGAATCCAAATCACGTTAAGTCTGTTTGGAGTCATGCAAGTAAATATAGTAGATTAGTTAATGAATTTATTGATTCTATTTATGATGGAGGTACTATCTTACATTTGCTAGCCAAAGATGGTAATGAAAAGGTTATTAAGCTGATATTAGAGAAAATATATCCTGATAAATTAAGTAAAGTTATTAATGCTATTGATGAAAAGAATTTTACTTCTTTAGATTATGCTATCATACATGGTCACTTAGGTACTGTTCAGCATCTTGTAAGGAAAGGGGGTGATGTAAATCTAAATAACACAAAAGGTATGAATCCTTTGCACTTTGCTGCCGTATATGGTCACTTAGATATTGCTAAATACCTTGTAGCGCAAGGGGCTATAATAAAATCATTAAACAAAGATAGTATGTGTCCTTTGCACTTTGCTGCTATATATGGTCACTTAGATATTATTAAATACCTTGTAGAGGAAGGAGCTAGTATAAATATAAAGGATAAAAATAACATGCGTCCTTTGCACTTTGCTGTTATATATGGTAGATTGGATGTTGTGAAATATCTTGTAGAGAAAAGAGATAATATAAATCTACGTAGCAAAGAAGCTGAGAGTCCTTTGCACTTTGCTGTTATGCATGGTCAGTTAGATATTATTGAATACCTTATAGAGAAAGGAGCTAGTATAGATAGACAAGATGAAAAAATATGA
- a CDS encoding reverse transcriptase N-terminal domain-containing protein, translating into MNGIWRKLEKSSFKLQKRIYRASQCNDIKKMHNLQRLLLKSTSVRMLAVRRITQDNRGKKTAGIDGKSNLNKKERLLLANSLDIREKAKPSRRVWIPKSGRSSEHRPLGIPTISLVEQDKHL; encoded by the coding sequence ATGAATGGAATTTGGCGCAAGCTAGAGAAATCTTCATTTAAGCTACAAAAACGAATTTACCGAGCTTCACAATGTAATGATATCAAAAAGATGCATAATCTTCAGAGGTTATTACTAAAGTCAACAAGTGTAAGAATGCTCGCAGTTAGGAGGATAACTCAGGACAACAGAGGGAAAAAGACAGCAGGTATTGATGGAAAGTCCAATCTTAATAAAAAAGAAAGATTGCTGTTAGCAAACTCTTTGGATATAAGAGAAAAGGCAAAGCCATCAAGACGGGTGTGGATTCCAAAATCTGGTAGGTCATCGGAGCATCGCCCGTTGGGTATTCCTACTATATCTCTTGTAGAGCAAGACAAACACTTGTAA
- a CDS encoding group II intron maturase-specific domain-containing protein, which yields MQAAPQEAVIKELNPIIRGWSQYYTSVVSSKVFNLLRLCDS from the coding sequence TTGCAAGCAGCACCACAAGAAGCTGTAATAAAAGAGCTTAATCCAATAATTAGGGGTTGGAGCCAATATTATACCTCTGTAGTCTCAAGCAAGGTCTTTAACTTATTAAGGTTGTGTGATTCATAG
- a CDS encoding helix-turn-helix domain-containing protein, which translates to MDKTIQKVWSCRKEHYGISRFTLRKWYKRYEELGEKGLVDLSSKPKTSPLQKINESDEQLILHLRQTRKLGARNRVKTSI; encoded by the coding sequence TTGGATAAAACTATACAAAAAGTTTGGTCATGCAGGAAAGAGCATTATGGTATTTCACGTTTTACCTTACGTAAATGGTACAAACGTTATGAAGAGTTAGGTGAAAAAGGATTAGTAGATCTCAGTAGTAAGCCTAAAACTTCACCTTTGCAAAAGATCAATGAATCAGATGAGCAGCTTATTCTTCATCTAAGACAAACTAGAAAGCTAGGGGCAAGAAACCGAGTTAAGACGTCTATATGA
- a CDS encoding integrase core domain-containing protein, with protein MQECLKEWKIKFRPIKPFSPHLNGKVERAQRTDLDEFYSIVTIKSSELQIKLRDWEEYYNKHRPHSALQGKTPWEKYKELENTIPCLSEKLYLIKRVVCHAKL; from the coding sequence GTGCAAGAATGTTTGAAGGAATGGAAAATTAAATTTCGTCCTATTAAGCCGTTTTCTCCACACTTAAATGGTAAAGTGGAAAGAGCACAGCGTACAGACTTAGATGAGTTTTACAGTATCGTTACCATCAAGAGCTCTGAATTGCAAATTAAACTTAGGGATTGGGAAGAGTATTATAATAAACACCGCCCTCATAGCGCTCTTCAAGGAAAAACTCCTTGGGAAAAATATAAGGAACTGGAAAATACGATTCCTTGCTTAAGTGAAAAACTATATCTTATCAAAAGAGTCGTTTGTCATGCAAAATTGTAA
- a CDS encoding recombinase family protein — translation MRKLFEWIGQSLKETTRRHITAPKGRRNWHSGTVCRMLRNPAYKGQAAFGKTNQ, via the coding sequence GTGCGTAAACTGTTTGAGTGGATAGGTCAGAGCTTAAAAGAAACTACAAGAAGGCATATTACTGCTCCAAAGGGCAGAAGAAATTGGCATTCAGGTACAGTGTGTAGAATGTTGAGGAATCCAGCATACAAAGGACAAGCAGCATTTGGTAAAACGAATCAATAA